Below is a window of Rodentibacter sp. JRC1 DNA.
ACATCAATACAAAATTTGGGCTACGCATACCGATTAAGTTGCTGTAATCCTTTTTGTGAAGATCATCAATGTGATTTTTCAGGGCTTTTATATGCTCTTTCATTAAGCGTTCCTGCTCAAAATCTTCCTCAGAATTGACCGCACTTTCATAGGCAACCAGCGACATTTTACTGTCGATGATGATGTTTTTATTATCCGGCAAATTTAAAACGAAATCGGGATAATTCCGTCCGCCCTGTTCATCTTTAAAATGAGCTTGTGCACGGTAATGCACGTTTTCAATTAAGCCCGCAAGTTGAAGCGTGCGTTCCAGTTGCACTTCTCCCCAATTACCAAGGGTTTTCTTTTCCCCTTTGAGGGCGGAAGTCAGATTGTTGGCTTGTTGCGACATATTTAATCCGATTTCCAACACTTTTTTAATTTCCGCTTCCAAGCCGGCATTGCCTTTCACCGATTCCGAGTGAATTTCATTTACACGTTTTTGAAAACCCTCAATTTGTTCACGGAAGGGTTTTAACAAGGTCTCCAATGTAGTGAGATTGGTTTGGTTAAAAGAACGGGCTTTTTCATCCAAAATACGATTGGCAAGATTTTGGAACTCAATACTCAGTTGCTGTTTGGATTGCTCGATATTTTGTTGTTGCTCGGTAAAGTGCTTCTCTTTTGCGGCAAGAGTGGTTTTCAATGCCGTGAGTTCTTGCGAAAGTGCAGTCAATTTTTCTGTTAAATTTTGCACCTCTTGTTCTTTACGGGATAAATGGTTTTGGCTTTGTTGTAATTGGTTTTCGAGACTTTCCGCTTGTGCCGAAGCAATACCGAAACGTTCTTTTAATGCGGTGATTTGTGAGCCGATTTGATCGTTCCGATTTTGTTCTTCATCTAATTCTTTGCTGAGATAGCTGATTTTTTCGTCCCGTTCATTCAAACGAATTTGCAACCCTTCACTTTCCGTTTGAGCCTTGACAGTTTGCTGCTCCAATTGATTTTTTTGTTGGTTCAGCACATCAAAACGTTCGGCAAGTTGATTGAAATCCAAGTTGGCTTTGTTTAAATCTTGCTGTAATTCCTGCACATCACGGGTGCGGCGCGCCAACAAAAAACCAAGAATAATCAAGATAAAAAGTGAGATACCAAGTAAAGTGAGAAAGGGCGGGGTAATCCAAGTTGTCATAATTTCCTCAAATTTTTGGCAAATTCTAACACAGCCGAAAAATTTTTAGAAAAGTAGGGCGGGCAAATTTTTGCCCACCGATTCAAGGAGGGAATTTCAATGGTGAGCAACAAGTTGCCGACCCTAAGGGCGACGCACCATTTCATCATTAAATCGTGTTAATTGGTGCGTTATGGCTTTGCCTAACGCACCACGGTGATTTGTGCGCTTGATACATAATAGCGTTATTTTTCCGGCGATCCAAAAACAAAAAAGACGAACAAATGTTCGTCTTTTTGATGGCGTAGGGCATTAACCCATACCGTATTTTTTTAATTTTTTGCGTAACGTACCACGGTTGATGCCGAGCATATTTGCAGCACGTGTTTGGTTACCGCGAGTATATTGCATAACCATATCTAACATCGGGTGTTCAACTTCCGCTAATACTAATTCGTAAAGATCATTCACATCTTGACCATCTAATTGTGATAAGTAATTGCGTAATGCTTGTTTTACTGAATCGCGTAATGGTTTATTGGTAACTTGTGATTGAGCGTTTAAAACTGAAACGGTTAACGCTTCGGACGGATTACGTTGTTGTTCTAACATTTTTCTTTATCCAAAATTGAATTTAAAAAATCTTCCAACACAATAAGTTGTTCTTTCGGATCACTGATTGCGTTAAAAGTCTGTCTAAAAACGGAATCGGGTTGAATTCCCTGTAAATACCAAGCCACGTGTTTGCGTGCGATTCGGTAGCCTTTTTGTTCACCATAGAATTGATGTAATTCTTGAATATGGCGTAAAATTTGACCGCACTTTTCACATAAACTTGGTGGTTGAATTATCGAATCCCGCTCAATTAAGCTTTCCATCGATTGAAATAACCAAGGATTACCTAATGCTGCGCGACCGATCATTATTGCATCGGCACCTGTGTAATCAAGCACCGCTTTTGCTTTCTCGGCAGAATCAATATCACCATTTGCAATTACCGGAATTGAGATGGCTTGTTTGACTGCACGAATATTTTCGTATTCGGCTTCTCCCTCAAAAAGACATTCTCTCGTTCGTCCATGAATGGTTAAAGCCTGAATACCGGATTGTTCGGCAATTTTGCCGATTTGTATACAGTTTCGATTGGATTTATCCCAGCCGGTGCGAATTTTCAAGGTTACCGGCACATCAACGGCATTCACCACTTCTTGTAGAATTTTTTCTACCAATTCGGGGAATTGTAGTAGAGCAGAACCTGCCAATTTACGATTCACCTTTTTAGCGGGGCAACCCATGTTGATGTCGATGATCTCTGCACCGTACTCTACGTTTACCGCCGCAGCTTGTGCCATTTCCAACGGATCAGAACCGGCAATTTGCACTGCATTAATGCCGAGATCTTCACTATGCGCTAAGCGCAGTTTGGATTTCTCCGTGTGCCAAACTTGAGGATTGGTTGACATCATTTCTGAAAATGTCAAACCTGCACCATAATGGGCACAAAGACGGCGAAAGGGTTTGTCGGTAATGCCTGCCATCGGGGCAAGTAAAATACGATTTTTTAATTGGTATGAACCGATTCGCATTTTACTTTAACCACCTTTAAACAAGCCTAAATCCAATTATTGTCGAATAGGGCGACAATCGACAAGGCGTGCTATGATACGCATTTCGACTTAGTTTGAAAAGTGAAATTTGTTCAAAAAATACACTTTTTTTGATTGACAAAAAGAGATTAAGTTGTTCTCTGTTTGCCGGTAATGCGACACCATTCCTCACGCACGGCAACCCGGTCAAGGTCAAAAGTTTGCGCATAGGTTTCACAGACGGAGTCCGATTGCGTTTCTAAAATGCCGGATAGCCCCAAATCACCACCCTCCGCGACAAGTCGGTTGATTATCGGATAAAGTTCTTTTAATGGGCCGGCAAGAATATTGGCAACGACCACATCTGCTTTGAGTTCGGTAGGTTTTTCATCAGAGAGGAATAATTGTAAGCGATCGGCAACGCCGTTTTGTTCCGCGTTGTTGCGGCTTGCAAGAATGGCTTGCGGATCGATATCAATACCGATAGCTTTTTTCGCTCCTAGTTTTAGGGCTGCGATGGCTAAGATGCCGGAACCGCAACCGAAATCAATGACTGTTTTATCGGTCAAATCTAAGCTATCCAGCCATTCTAAGCAAAGTGCCGTTGTCGGGTGCGTACCTGTGCCAAAAGCCAAACCGGGATCAAGCATTACGTTTACGGCATTTTCATCAGGCACTTCTCGCCAGCTTGGACAAATCCATAAACGTTTGCCGAATTGCATCGGATGGAAGTTGTCCATCCATTCACGTTCCCAATCTTTGTCTTCAATCTGTTCGATTTTATATGCCGTATTTTCATCTAAGTGTCCGGCTTGTTTGAGTGAATCGACAATTTCCGCCATATCCGTTTCTGCATCGAAGAGTGCAATGACATCCGTATTCCCCCACAGACGGGTTTCTCCGGGTAAGGGTTCAAAAATAGGAGTGTCTTGACTATCCATAAAAGTAACGGAGACCGAACCGATTTCTTCTAAAAAATCACTGATTTTTTCTGCTTTTTCATTAGTGCTGTTTAGGCGAATTTGAATCCAAGCCATATATTTTCCTTATTAAAAAAATAGCGCATATTATACCGATTTTTTTAGAAATTTCGGTAGTAATGTAGAGCCTAGTGTCGCAAACATAATGAGCATGATGCCGAATAAGGTAGAAAATGAAAGGGTTTCGCCAAGTAATAGCACCGCAAATAAAATACCAAATAAGGGTTCAAGGGAAACCAAAATGCCGGAAAGATTTGCATTAACGCTATTTAAACCTTTATTCCATAACCAATAAGCCAGCCAACTACACCCAATGGCAAGATAAAAGAGCCCCGCAATGCCGTAACCGGTCAGATTGATTTCCCAGCTTTCGGTAAGAAGCAAGGTGAAAGGAAACGTGGTGATGGTACCTAATACAATAGTCACGGAGGTGTAGGCTTGGGCTGATACTTTGGCAATCACGGATTGTGTCCAACGTAGCACACAGGCAAAAACAACACCGGCACTAAGCACCAACAAGCAACCAAGCAGGCTGATTTCATTAATACCTTCGCTATGTTGACCGCCATTAATCATCACGGCGACCCCGATAAATGCTAACGCACCGAATAACCAGTGAAACCATTTGGCACTATCTTTAAAAAAGAAATGACCGACAAACACAACAAGTAAGGGTTCAAGCCCGATCATCGTTACCGCACTAGAGGCGGAGGTATATTTCAAACCGATAAATTGTAATAAAAATACCGCCGTGTAGTTAAAGAAAGCAAGCCACCAAAGTTGTTTACGTAGCGGTTTATCAATTTTTTTCCAACGGCGTAAAAATAGCGGTATGACGAGAAACATTGCAATGATTAACCGCATTTGCACAACTAATACGGGATCCATCATCGAATAGGTAAACTTTGCAGCGATTAATGAACTGCTCCAAAGGAGGAGGGCGATAATTTGGTAGATCATAGTGAGAATCTCCGATGAATCCTAGGGTAATTAATTACCCTAAGTTAGTAAAAAGTGCGGTCATTTTTTTGTCATTTATGTAACAGTTGTTCAAATTATTGTAGGGTGACGTTAGGCGAAGCCGTAACGCACCAATTAATAAGGCTTAATGATGGAATGGTGCGTTACACAAAGCTTAACGCACCCTACCCACTAAAGTGCGGTCATTTTTTCCGATGTTTTTAACATTCGCTTTTCACCCCATTTATTGCCTACCAAGAAAGCGATTAAACCGAATGTCAATGCCGGTACGATTTGATGGAAACCGAGTAATTTTACGCCAAGTTGTGTGAGTAAAATATAACTGCCCAAACCCACAATCATAGAACTTAATGCACCGTAAGCATTGGCTTTGTCCCAATAAATACCAAGTACGATCACCCAAAGAAAGGCAGATTCTAACCCACCAAAGGCAAATAAGTTTAACCAAATAATCATATCCGGCGGATTAAGTGCGGCGATGATTAAAAGTGCGGTTAAAATCAAGGTAATAATTGAAGAAATATAACTGATTTTTTTCTCGTTTTTTGCCGCTTCCGGTTTTGTGGAAAGATACAAATCTTTGACAAAAATAGAGGAGGATTGAATGAGTTGCGCATCGATGGTGGACATAATGGCAGACATCGGCGCAGCTAAGAAAATTCCTGCAACAATCGGCGGGAGAACCTGTAACATTAATGTCGGGATAACTTGATCGGCAATGGTCAAATTAGGGATAATCGCACGCCCTAACGCACCGGACAAATGCATTCCAAGCATAATGAGAGAAAGCACAATCGTACCGATTAACATACCGCGATGGAGTGCTTTACTGTCTTTAAATGCCATACAACGGACCGCCGTATGGGGTAAACCTACTACACCAAAACACACCAATACCCAAAATGATGCCATAAATTGAAAACCGAGCATATCGTTCGGACCATAAGGACTCACTAACGCCGGATCAATTTCGGTTAATTTATTGACCGCACTTTCTACGCCGCCAAGAGCATAAATTGTGCCGCCAAGTAAAATTAATGTGCCGAAAATCATCACCGTCCCTTGAATGGTATCGGTCAAAACCACTGCACGGAAACCGCCGATAAAAGTATAAATGCCTACGGTCAACGCAAACAACAGCAAGGCTTGGGTATAAGAAATGCCAACGGTGGTTTCCAATAAACGCGCACCGCCAATAAACTGTACGGTCATTGCGGCAAAAAAGGCGAGTAATAAAGCAAGGCCGGCGAGCCAAACCAAGTATTTGTTTTTGTAGCGATAAAGGAAGAGATCATTAATGGTGAGCGCATTGGTTTCACGGGAGAGTAAAGCAAATTTTTTACCGAGCGCACCTAGGGCAAGCCATACTGCAGGCACTTGGATCATCGCTAACAACACCCAACCCAGCCCATATTTATAAGCCGCCCCCGGCCCTCCCACGAAGGAGCTGGCGCTGGCGTAAGTTGAGGCGGTTGTCATTGCCAGAACAAACCCCGTCATTGAGCGGTTGCCCACATAGTATTCGGTTAAAAAATTGCCTTTGGTACGTTTAACATAAGCATAAATCGCCGCACCAAAGATAAAAGTGAGGTAGATAATTAAAGGAAGAATAATGCCAAGATTCATTGTTTATTCTCCTTATTTTCCACTTCAAGGGAGATATCTTGATAAATGATTTTGATTATCCAGTAACCGATGACGATAAATAAAATCGGAAGATAAATGCAGGAGAGTTCGAACCAAAGGGGAAAACCTATCGGGCCAAGTGAGCCTTTGGGCAGGTAAGCACATAAACACCAACCAATAACATACAGGATGGTCAACCCCAATGCCCAGCGTGCTTCTTTAGCGGCTTGTTTGTAGCGTTGTGTTAAAGTCATAATAGTTCCTAAAATGCTTTGCTCATTTCTAAATATATGCGGTTTTTATCATAACGATAAAAAGGATGATTGCTTTTTATTTTTTGATAAGACCAGGTTAGCTTCGGCGTAATTCCCCAAAAATAAACATCACGATGCCATAATGTGAGTGCGGTCAAATATTCATTATTTTTCTGACGAATACTAAAGAAATCAATGTCTTTGTAAGTGCGTCTTGCATAAGCTAGGCTTAAACGGGTTGAAATACCTAAAGCCCATTCTTGTCCCCACCCTAAACGAATGTTTTTACGTTGATAGGCATTATCGCGATCACGTGTATTTTCTCGATGATAATCTACGCCGACAAACCAGTATTGTCCGCTCTTTGGCATATAAAGCAAGGTATTTGATAAAAGATAGTTATTTCCATTGAGATGTTTGCGCCAATTATAGCGTTGTTCACCATATTCAAGTGCGGTCGAAATTTGCCATTTTTCGTTTAACCAGTAATTCAACTCCGCACGAATACCGACATTTTTAGAATATTGTTTTAATGAATCGCTGCCTGATGAACCGCCTCCATACCAACGTTTTTCTGCAAAAGGCGTAATCGAACTTTCAAAACGGGCGGTTTGATAACCTAAACCTGCCCCAACACGAAGGTTCAATTCATTATATTTTTTGTTATTCCAAAAATATTTACCTTGTCCTTCGAGTTGAAATTTGGTGAACAAATTATTCGCCCATGACCATTTTTTTTCGGCATTCAAATAATAAGAAAATCCTTGTGCGCTTTCTTTTTTCCAAGCTTCCCAATTGCCGATTTTTGTACCCGCTTTAGGGGCATTATTAATATTTGATTCGTTTAAATAGCTTAGTCCGCCATTTAGTTTCCATTGCTCACGTTGATTTAAGGCGGAAAGATATTGATCAATGAATTGGATGGTTTGCGGTGAAGGATTTTCTGCACGTAATTTCTGAAATTGATCTTTTGCCGCCTCATTATCATTATTTAAGAATAACGCCTGTGCTAATTGATAACGTAAGGCGATGATATGCGAATGCCCGCTAAATAAAGCACGATAACGTTTTACCGCCTCTGAAAAATTGCCTTGTTGACGATCTATAATCGCCTCAGCCCAAGCAACTAAAATGGGATCTTGATTGGGTAAATTTTTATAAAGCGGCAGTAAAATTTCTACGGCTTTCGCATTATTTTGTAAAACCGCAGGCACTAATCCGCGAATAATTAAATCGGGATATTGTTGTAGCTCGGCGCTGCTCATTGAGATACTTTTTTCCTTTGGCATAGAAATCGGTGCCTCCGGTTGTGGAAGTATCGGTTTGGCGACATTAATGCGATCATCTTGTTCGTCATTTTTAGATTGAGCAATTTCCGCCGCTGCATTTAGTGTAAATAATGAGCAAAAGATTGAAAGGAAAATATTGTTGAATTTCATTAATTTTTGTTCTCTTAGATATAAATAAAGCAAGCTCTCAGGCTTGCTTTATAATACTAAACCATAAATACAGGTGTTATATTATTTTTTTTGTGCACCGAAAGCGGCACCCCAAGATTTATCGTTACCTAGTGCTAACCCCGCCATCTCTTTGGCGTTCTCTCCATAGAATTTACCTTCAACCGCACCGGATGATGGAATAGAGTCTGATTTTGCCGTTCCTGTGAATGAGTTACCTGAAATTTTGGCATCAATGTTCACAGGCTGAATGTTTTGAATATCAAGCGAACCTTTTAATGTTTTGTTGCCAAAATCTACGTTAAATTTAGATGTACCTTGGTAATAATCTTCATCCTCTAAAGCAGGAACATCGTAAACAGCAATAATGGATTGCCCCGAATAAGCTGCCGTGCCTGATGCCGGCATATCTTTGGTTGGATTACCATTGTAGAACATGTAGCCCTTATTGTTTTCATCCGGAGAACCCTTTACACCAAAACGGGTGTCTGAATAGTCATAACAACATACCTCTAAATATCCTGTAATCTTGTCATTAATTTCTAACCAACTTCCTGAATGGTTATGGGGAAAAGCAATCGGTATTTTGAATCCATCAACATCTATTCCGCTTAGATCGCTATCATTTAGTGTTGCAATTCGTATATTTACGTTATCATCAGAACCTGATGTTACAATTGCTGCACCTGTTCCGCTTCGTACTGGTTGTTGAGATTGATTTTCGGCCGGTGGATTTGTTTGCGCATTGTTTGGAGCGTTATTTTGTTTTGGCTGATTATTGCTATCGCCTGCTCCGTTCGGTGCCTGTTCCTGAGATTGATTATTGGCCGGTGGATTTGTCTGCGCATTGTTTGAAGCGTTATTTTGTTTTGGCTGATTATTATTGCTATCGCCTGCTCCATTCGGCGCCTGTTTCTGAGATTGATTATTGGCCGGTGG
It encodes the following:
- the dusB gene encoding tRNA dihydrouridine synthase DusB; translation: MRIGSYQLKNRILLAPMAGITDKPFRRLCAHYGAGLTFSEMMSTNPQVWHTEKSKLRLAHSEDLGINAVQIAGSDPLEMAQAAAVNVEYGAEIIDINMGCPAKKVNRKLAGSALLQFPELVEKILQEVVNAVDVPVTLKIRTGWDKSNRNCIQIGKIAEQSGIQALTIHGRTRECLFEGEAEYENIRAVKQAISIPVIANGDIDSAEKAKAVLDYTGADAIMIGRAALGNPWLFQSMESLIERDSIIQPPSLCEKCGQILRHIQELHQFYGEQKGYRIARKHVAWYLQGIQPDSVFRQTFNAISDPKEQLIVLEDFLNSILDKEKC
- a CDS encoding surface lipoprotein assembly modifier, which translates into the protein MKFNNIFLSIFCSLFTLNAAAEIAQSKNDEQDDRINVAKPILPQPEAPISMPKEKSISMSSAELQQYPDLIIRGLVPAVLQNNAKAVEILLPLYKNLPNQDPILVAWAEAIIDRQQGNFSEAVKRYRALFSGHSHIIALRYQLAQALFLNNDNEAAKDQFQKLRAENPSPQTIQFIDQYLSALNQREQWKLNGGLSYLNESNINNAPKAGTKIGNWEAWKKESAQGFSYYLNAEKKWSWANNLFTKFQLEGQGKYFWNNKKYNELNLRVGAGLGYQTARFESSITPFAEKRWYGGGSSGSDSLKQYSKNVGIRAELNYWLNEKWQISTALEYGEQRYNWRKHLNGNNYLLSNTLLYMPKSGQYWFVGVDYHRENTRDRDNAYQRKNIRLGWGQEWALGISTRLSLAYARRTYKDIDFFSIRQKNNEYLTALTLWHRDVYFWGITPKLTWSYQKIKSNHPFYRYDKNRIYLEMSKAF
- the rmuC gene encoding DNA recombination protein RmuC, which produces MTTWITPPFLTLLGISLFILIILGFLLARRTRDVQELQQDLNKANLDFNQLAERFDVLNQQKNQLEQQTVKAQTESEGLQIRLNERDEKISYLSKELDEEQNRNDQIGSQITALKERFGIASAQAESLENQLQQSQNHLSRKEQEVQNLTEKLTALSQELTALKTTLAAKEKHFTEQQQNIEQSKQQLSIEFQNLANRILDEKARSFNQTNLTTLETLLKPFREQIEGFQKRVNEIHSESVKGNAGLEAEIKKVLEIGLNMSQQANNLTSALKGEKKTLGNWGEVQLERTLQLAGLIENVHYRAQAHFKDEQGGRNYPDFVLNLPDNKNIIIDSKMSLVAYESAVNSEEDFEQERLMKEHIKALKNHIDDLHKKDYSNLIGMRSPNFVLMFIAVEPAYIEALKLDPSLFNYGYEKNVIMVSHTTLMPILRTVANLWRIERGNAEAKEIAEKAGEIYNQICLVAERLNKLGNTLSTVSNQYNSTVTALVGQQGLVGKVERFKDLSAKANKVMPNIELLHNDVDLSRLSLMTQDEK
- a CDS encoding Slam-dependent surface lipoprotein, whose amino-acid sequence is MTLTKFVFTALAALMVSACGSSGGGSSDNKPQQNNASNNAQTNPPANNQSQKQAPNGAGDSNNNQPKQNNASNNAQTNPPANNQSQKQAPNGAGDSNNNQPKQNNASNNAQTNPPANNQSQKQAPNGAGDSNNNQPKQNNASNNAQTNPPANNQSQEQAPNGAGDSNNQPKQNNAPNNAQTNPPAENQSQQPVRSGTGAAIVTSGSDDNVNIRIATLNDSDLSGIDVDGFKIPIAFPHNHSGSWLEINDKITGYLEVCCYDYSDTRFGVKGSPDENNKGYMFYNGNPTKDMPASGTAAYSGQSIIAVYDVPALEDEDYYQGTSKFNVDFGNKTLKGSLDIQNIQPVNIDAKISGNSFTGTAKSDSIPSSGAVEGKFYGENAKEMAGLALGNDKSWGAAFGAQKK
- the fis gene encoding DNA-binding transcriptional regulator Fis, with the protein product MLEQQRNPSEALTVSVLNAQSQVTNKPLRDSVKQALRNYLSQLDGQDVNDLYELVLAEVEHPMLDMVMQYTRGNQTRAANMLGINRGTLRKKLKKYGMG
- the prmA gene encoding 50S ribosomal protein L11 methyltransferase, which encodes MAWIQIRLNSTNEKAEKISDFLEEIGSVSVTFMDSQDTPIFEPLPGETRLWGNTDVIALFDAETDMAEIVDSLKQAGHLDENTAYKIEQIEDKDWEREWMDNFHPMQFGKRLWICPSWREVPDENAVNVMLDPGLAFGTGTHPTTALCLEWLDSLDLTDKTVIDFGCGSGILAIAALKLGAKKAIGIDIDPQAILASRNNAEQNGVADRLQLFLSDEKPTELKADVVVANILAGPLKELYPIINRLVAEGGDLGLSGILETQSDSVCETYAQTFDLDRVAVREEWCRITGKQRTT
- a CDS encoding YhdT family protein, which encodes MTLTQRYKQAAKEARWALGLTILYVIGWCLCAYLPKGSLGPIGFPLWFELSCIYLPILFIVIGYWIIKIIYQDISLEVENKENKQ
- the panF gene encoding sodium/pantothenate symporter, with protein sequence MNLGIILPLIIYLTFIFGAAIYAYVKRTKGNFLTEYYVGNRSMTGFVLAMTTASTYASASSFVGGPGAAYKYGLGWVLLAMIQVPAVWLALGALGKKFALLSRETNALTINDLFLYRYKNKYLVWLAGLALLLAFFAAMTVQFIGGARLLETTVGISYTQALLLFALTVGIYTFIGGFRAVVLTDTIQGTVMIFGTLILLGGTIYALGGVESAVNKLTEIDPALVSPYGPNDMLGFQFMASFWVLVCFGVVGLPHTAVRCMAFKDSKALHRGMLIGTIVLSLIMLGMHLSGALGRAIIPNLTIADQVIPTLMLQVLPPIVAGIFLAAPMSAIMSTIDAQLIQSSSIFVKDLYLSTKPEAAKNEKKISYISSIITLILTALLIIAALNPPDMIIWLNLFAFGGLESAFLWVIVLGIYWDKANAYGALSSMIVGLGSYILLTQLGVKLLGFHQIVPALTFGLIAFLVGNKWGEKRMLKTSEKMTAL
- a CDS encoding DMT family transporter is translated as MIYQIIALLLWSSSLIAAKFTYSMMDPVLVVQMRLIIAMFLVIPLFLRRWKKIDKPLRKQLWWLAFFNYTAVFLLQFIGLKYTSASSAVTMIGLEPLLVVFVGHFFFKDSAKWFHWLFGALAFIGVAVMINGGQHSEGINEISLLGCLLVLSAGVVFACVLRWTQSVIAKVSAQAYTSVTIVLGTITTFPFTLLLTESWEINLTGYGIAGLFYLAIGCSWLAYWLWNKGLNSVNANLSGILVSLEPLFGILFAVLLLGETLSFSTLFGIMLIMFATLGSTLLPKFLKKSV